One segment of Curtobacterium poinsettiae DNA contains the following:
- a CDS encoding ABC transporter ATP-binding protein, whose product MSGAVLALRDVVKTYGDVHALRGVSLEVVAGEFVAVVGPSGSGKSTMLNIVGTLDRPTSGTVTIAGNDVATMSDDELSRLRADHIGFVFQHFHLQTGATAAENVADGVLYAGVLRRERHRLAVDALGRVGLGRRVDHRPHELSGGEKQRVAIARAIVGGPTILLADEPTGALDTASGAAVLALLRELNDGGTTVLVITHDLELAASLPRQVRMRDGLVSQDDGAGAAAGAVALAAAIREDR is encoded by the coding sequence ATGAGCGGCGCGGTCCTGGCGTTGCGTGACGTCGTCAAGACGTACGGGGACGTCCACGCGCTGCGCGGCGTGTCGCTCGAGGTCGTCGCCGGCGAGTTCGTCGCGGTCGTCGGGCCGTCGGGTTCCGGCAAGTCCACGATGCTCAACATCGTGGGGACCCTCGACCGACCCACGTCGGGCACCGTCACGATCGCCGGCAACGACGTCGCGACGATGTCGGACGACGAGCTGTCACGCCTGCGAGCCGACCACATCGGGTTCGTCTTCCAGCACTTCCACCTGCAGACGGGGGCCACCGCCGCCGAGAACGTCGCGGACGGGGTGCTCTACGCGGGCGTCCTCCGTCGGGAGCGGCACCGTCTGGCGGTCGACGCGCTCGGCCGGGTCGGCCTCGGGCGCCGTGTGGACCACCGCCCGCACGAGCTGTCCGGCGGCGAGAAGCAGCGCGTCGCCATCGCCAGGGCGATCGTCGGCGGCCCGACGATCCTGTTGGCGGACGAGCCGACCGGGGCGCTCGACACCGCCTCGGGCGCGGCGGTCCTCGCCCTGCTCCGCGAGCTCAACGACGGGGGGACCACCGTGCTCGTGATCACGCACGACCTGGAGCTCGCCGCCTCCTTGCCACGGCAGGTGCGGATGCGGGACGGTCTCGTCTCGCAGGACGACGGGGCCGGTGCGGCCGCAGGTGCGGTTGCACTCGCCGCGGCGATCCGGGAGGACCGATGA
- a CDS encoding ABC transporter permease — MRARGSVSPADLLRLGVFGLRTRPGRVVLSALGIAIGIAAMIAVVGISSSSKAKLDQVLDALGTNVLTVTQAQGFGAPEPLPTTALGSAQRQREVESAAAVGTVPDAAVYRNDHVPAPETKGIGVFAAWGDVPGVLGGGLASGRWIDDAHGAAPQVVLGAEAARSLGVDRVRADTRVWIGGQWVQVVGVLEPVELAADLDRQVFVPRGLAGQLGFDGAPTAVYTRVDPTRVAEARDILAGAIRPGAPQQVGVTRPSDALAAKNATDDSFTGLLVGIGGVALLVGGIGVANTMVITVLERRAEVGVRRALGARRRSIRDQFLVESLLLSLLGGLAGVVLGVAVTVVFAVTQGWPVALPVWAVVGGLGATVVIGGVSGLYPAARAARIPPTSALAAV; from the coding sequence ATGAGGGCCCGGGGGAGCGTCAGTCCCGCGGACCTGCTCCGGCTCGGGGTCTTCGGCCTGCGGACCCGCCCGGGCCGCGTCGTGCTGTCGGCGCTCGGCATCGCGATCGGCATCGCAGCGATGATCGCGGTCGTGGGGATCTCGTCGTCGAGCAAGGCGAAGCTCGACCAGGTGCTCGACGCGCTCGGCACGAACGTGCTGACGGTCACCCAGGCGCAGGGGTTCGGTGCACCCGAACCCCTGCCGACCACCGCCCTCGGATCGGCCCAGCGGCAACGGGAGGTCGAGTCCGCGGCGGCGGTCGGGACGGTGCCGGATGCCGCGGTGTACCGGAACGACCACGTCCCCGCACCGGAGACGAAGGGCATCGGGGTGTTCGCCGCCTGGGGTGACGTGCCCGGGGTGCTCGGCGGCGGACTCGCGTCCGGACGCTGGATCGACGACGCGCACGGCGCGGCACCGCAGGTGGTCCTCGGTGCCGAGGCCGCGCGGTCGCTCGGGGTCGACCGCGTCCGCGCCGACACCCGCGTGTGGATCGGCGGGCAGTGGGTGCAGGTCGTCGGGGTCCTCGAGCCCGTCGAGCTGGCCGCTGACCTGGACCGCCAGGTCTTCGTCCCGCGGGGACTCGCCGGACAGCTCGGCTTCGACGGCGCACCGACCGCGGTGTACACCCGCGTCGACCCGACCCGGGTGGCCGAGGCCCGGGACATCCTCGCCGGCGCGATCCGCCCGGGGGCACCCCAGCAGGTGGGGGTCACGAGACCGTCCGACGCGCTCGCAGCGAAGAACGCAACGGACGACTCGTTCACCGGGCTGCTCGTCGGCATCGGCGGCGTCGCGCTGCTCGTCGGCGGGATCGGTGTGGCGAACACGATGGTGATCACCGTCCTGGAGCGCCGTGCCGAGGTCGGCGTCCGTCGGGCGCTCGGCGCACGTCGTCGGAGCATCCGCGACCAGTTCCTGGTCGAGTCGTTGCTGCTGTCGCTCCTCGGCGGGCTCGCCGGCGTCGTGCTCGGCGTCGCGGTGACGGTCGTCTTCGCCGTCACGCAGGGCTGGCCGGTCGCACTGCCGGTGTGGGCCGTCGTCGGCGGGCTCGGCGCCACGGTCGTGATCGGCGGGGTCTCCGGGCTCTACCCGGCGGCACGCGCAGCGCGGATCCCGCCGACGTCCGCCCTGGCGGCCGTCTGA
- a CDS encoding sugar ABC transporter substrate-binding protein, whose product MTRTRFAALGALALAGALALTGCSAGSNAASDGGTKSIGTPDGTGKTITVWMMNGDLSDKVLDAAGKQFTADTGAKVKIQTQQWDGITTKLTTALAQSDAPDVVDLGNTQVPVYAAAGGLTDLTPYRDELKDGQTWLTGLEGPATVDGKLYGAPLFAGNRAVVYDKQVWKDAGVTDVPTTYDELTADLDKVKAANPASDFSAFYMPGQYWYGGLQWVWDAGGEIATDESGKWTGTLDSAEAVEGLTAWKDFQNAYSAKSTQDINTDKPSQSDVFAQGDTSAFLGSAWEIGSITTAKPELADRIGTFPMPSSTAGKTQPVFLGGSDLGIPAKAQNQELALYYLKILTSKEFQQDQVFGVDGWEPNSTELLDAVAGDVDELHKPYFEAAGTSRPTPATPGWATIEGDASFQSMFADVATGRKSPEQAAEGFSKHLTTALNAQP is encoded by the coding sequence GTGACACGAACGCGTTTCGCCGCACTCGGTGCGCTCGCCCTCGCAGGCGCGCTCGCCCTCACCGGGTGCTCCGCCGGGAGCAACGCCGCTTCCGACGGCGGCACGAAGTCCATCGGCACGCCCGATGGCACGGGCAAGACCATCACCGTCTGGATGATGAACGGCGACCTGAGCGACAAGGTGCTCGACGCCGCCGGCAAGCAGTTCACCGCCGACACCGGGGCGAAGGTGAAGATCCAGACCCAGCAGTGGGACGGGATCACCACCAAGCTCACCACGGCGCTCGCGCAGAGCGACGCCCCCGACGTCGTCGATCTCGGCAACACGCAGGTGCCGGTCTACGCGGCCGCCGGCGGGTTGACCGACCTGACGCCGTACCGCGACGAACTCAAGGACGGCCAGACCTGGCTCACCGGGCTCGAGGGCCCCGCCACCGTCGACGGCAAGCTCTACGGGGCACCGCTGTTCGCCGGCAACCGGGCCGTGGTCTACGACAAGCAGGTCTGGAAGGACGCCGGCGTGACCGACGTGCCGACCACCTACGACGAGCTCACCGCCGACCTCGACAAGGTCAAGGCCGCCAACCCGGCCAGTGACTTCTCCGCCTTCTACATGCCGGGGCAGTACTGGTACGGCGGCCTGCAGTGGGTCTGGGACGCCGGTGGCGAGATCGCCACGGACGAGAGCGGCAAGTGGACCGGGACGCTCGACTCGGCCGAGGCCGTCGAGGGGCTGACCGCCTGGAAGGACTTCCAGAACGCGTACTCGGCGAAGTCCACCCAGGACATCAACACCGACAAGCCCTCGCAGAGCGACGTCTTCGCACAGGGTGACACCTCGGCGTTCCTCGGGTCCGCGTGGGAGATCGGCTCGATCACCACGGCGAAGCCGGAGCTCGCCGACCGGATCGGCACGTTCCCGATGCCGTCCTCGACCGCGGGGAAGACCCAACCGGTGTTCCTCGGTGGCTCCGACCTCGGGATCCCGGCGAAGGCGCAGAACCAGGAACTCGCGCTGTACTACCTGAAGATCCTGACCTCGAAGGAGTTCCAGCAGGACCAGGTGTTCGGGGTCGACGGCTGGGAGCCGAACTCCACCGAGCTGCTCGACGCGGTCGCCGGCGACGTCGACGAGCTGCACAAGCCGTACTTCGAGGCGGCCGGCACGAGCCGACCGACCCCGGCCACCCCGGGCTGGGCCACCATCGAGGGTGACGCCTCGTTCCAGTCGATGTTCGCCGACGTCGCCACCGGTCGGAAGTCGCCGGAGCAGGCCGCCGAGGGGTTCTCGAAGCACCTCACGACCGCGCTGAACGCGCAGCCGTAG
- a CDS encoding carbohydrate ABC transporter permease produces MTSTAEPVTDAEQSAPVTGGRAGGGPVQGPSRDARRGGRIAGRRSPVGSRAPLVLLAPAALLLLALVVYPLVRLVVISFQDYGLRAIFTGQAGFAGFANYTGVLTDASFWPVILRTVLVTGAMVLGTIVIGVGVAQLLTRLGVAMRTIVSVVLVLAWAMPNVASSLVWQWLFQPFYGVLNWLITQLRVFGDHTQDNWASHPGQAYTIVLTLVIWQAVPFVALTLYAAQSQIAPEYYEAGALDGASVWTMYRAITLPALAPTLLLVSILSVIWDFNVFNQIWLLTRGGPEEATLTLGIWTFVQSFVSNAYGQGAAIAVISTLILGVLTSYYIRRLVRSGEEDL; encoded by the coding sequence ATGACGTCGACTGCGGAGCCGGTGACCGACGCGGAGCAGTCCGCGCCGGTCACCGGCGGGCGTGCCGGCGGCGGTCCGGTTCAGGGGCCGTCGCGGGATGCCCGTCGAGGTGGGCGCATCGCGGGTCGTCGCTCGCCGGTCGGGTCGCGGGCGCCGCTCGTCCTGCTGGCCCCGGCGGCGCTGCTGCTCCTGGCCCTCGTCGTCTACCCGCTCGTCCGGCTCGTTGTCATCTCGTTCCAGGACTACGGGCTGCGGGCGATCTTCACCGGGCAGGCCGGGTTCGCAGGGTTCGCGAACTACACCGGCGTGCTCACCGACGCGAGTTTCTGGCCGGTCATCCTGCGCACCGTGCTCGTGACGGGTGCGATGGTCCTCGGCACGATCGTCATCGGCGTGGGAGTGGCGCAGCTGCTCACCCGTCTCGGGGTCGCGATGCGCACGATCGTCAGCGTCGTGCTCGTGCTGGCCTGGGCGATGCCGAACGTGGCCTCGAGCCTGGTGTGGCAGTGGCTCTTCCAGCCGTTCTACGGCGTGCTCAACTGGCTCATCACGCAGCTGCGGGTGTTCGGGGACCACACGCAGGACAACTGGGCGTCGCACCCGGGGCAGGCGTACACGATCGTGCTGACGCTCGTCATCTGGCAGGCCGTGCCGTTCGTGGCGCTGACGCTGTACGCCGCGCAGTCCCAGATCGCGCCGGAGTACTACGAGGCCGGTGCGCTCGACGGGGCATCGGTGTGGACGATGTACCGCGCGATCACGCTGCCGGCACTCGCGCCGACGCTGCTGCTCGTGTCGATCCTGTCGGTGATCTGGGACTTCAACGTCTTCAACCAGATCTGGCTGCTCACCCGCGGCGGACCGGAGGAGGCCACGCTGACCCTCGGCATCTGGACCTTCGTGCAGTCGTTCGTGTCCAACGCCTACGGGCAGGGGGCGGCGATCGCCGTGATCTCCACCCTGATCCTCGGGGTGCTCACCAGCTACTACATCCGCCGGCTCGTCCGCAGCGGTGAGGAGGACCTGTGA
- a CDS encoding carbohydrate ABC transporter permease, translating to MTVSRTAPRAGSASAPAPVRVRKRKPRVVANTIAVLFCLVWVFPIYWMVNTAFKPADEVTTMTPIWAPLHPTLDNFTRALTQEGFLVYLRNSAIVVVAAVLLSIVVGFLASAALSRFRFRGRRAILVAILFVQMIPSGALLIPLFLSFQSLGLLNSYVGLILAYVASVLPFSIWVMRGFFVAVPVEIEEAAKVDGAGTFRILWSVLFPLVMPGVIATSVFAFIAAWNDYLIAYVMLKDQGMYTLPVWLAGFSTNKGTDFGGLMAASVLFSIPVVVFFLVVQRRLVSGMTAGAVKG from the coding sequence GTGACCGTCTCGAGAACGGCGCCCCGTGCGGGCAGCGCGTCCGCGCCGGCCCCCGTGCGGGTGCGCAAGCGCAAGCCACGCGTCGTCGCGAACACCATCGCCGTGCTGTTCTGCCTGGTCTGGGTGTTCCCGATCTACTGGATGGTGAACACCGCCTTCAAGCCCGCCGACGAGGTCACCACGATGACCCCGATCTGGGCGCCGCTGCACCCGACGCTCGACAACTTCACGCGGGCGCTCACGCAGGAGGGCTTCCTGGTCTACCTGCGGAACTCCGCGATCGTCGTGGTGGCTGCCGTGCTGCTGTCGATCGTCGTCGGGTTCCTGGCGTCGGCGGCACTGTCGCGGTTCCGGTTCCGCGGACGGCGGGCGATCCTGGTCGCGATCCTGTTCGTGCAGATGATCCCCTCGGGCGCACTGCTCATCCCGCTGTTCCTGTCGTTCCAGAGCCTGGGGCTGCTGAACAGCTACGTCGGGCTGATCCTGGCGTACGTGGCGAGCGTGCTGCCGTTCTCGATCTGGGTGATGCGCGGCTTCTTCGTGGCCGTCCCCGTCGAGATCGAGGAGGCGGCGAAGGTGGACGGCGCCGGCACCTTCCGGATCCTGTGGAGCGTGCTGTTCCCGCTCGTCATGCCCGGGGTCATCGCCACGAGCGTGTTCGCGTTCATCGCGGCGTGGAACGACTACCTGATCGCGTACGTGATGCTCAAGGACCAGGGGATGTACACGCTGCCGGTCTGGCTCGCCGGGTTCTCGACGAACAAGGGCACGGACTTCGGTGGGCTGATGGCGGCGAGCGTGCTGTTCTCGATCCCGGTCGTGGTCTTCTTCCTCGTCGTGCAGCGCCGGCTGGTGAGCGGGATGACGGCGGGCGCCGTGAAGGGGTAG
- a CDS encoding DeoR/GlpR family DNA-binding transcription regulator, with translation MYATERHDAIAAALQTAGRVSVADLAEHFDVTTETVRRDLDLLESAGVLRRVHGGAVPVGRSSVVELTVAEREGQHGSAKSAIARAAMRLVPPTFTGSIALDAGTTCAAVASELARWEPSTPGATITVVTNSVPIAATLQHSEHVELHLLGGRVRGVTSAAVGTATVEQIGALRPDIAFVGANGLSAGFGLSTPDEYEAAVKGAYVLAARRAVVLADAAKHGVEALMRFARMDEIDTLVTDEQPPADLAGALADADVEVVVA, from the coding sequence ATGTACGCAACCGAGCGGCACGACGCCATCGCCGCGGCGCTGCAGACCGCGGGCCGCGTCTCGGTGGCCGACCTCGCCGAGCACTTCGACGTCACGACCGAGACCGTGCGCCGCGACCTGGACCTGCTCGAGTCGGCCGGGGTCCTGCGCCGCGTGCACGGGGGAGCGGTCCCCGTCGGGCGCTCGAGCGTCGTCGAACTGACCGTCGCCGAACGCGAGGGGCAGCACGGTTCGGCCAAGTCCGCCATCGCCCGGGCCGCCATGCGCCTGGTTCCGCCGACCTTCACCGGCTCGATCGCCCTCGACGCCGGCACGACGTGCGCCGCCGTAGCCTCCGAACTCGCCCGCTGGGAGCCGTCCACGCCCGGCGCGACGATCACCGTCGTCACCAACTCGGTGCCGATCGCCGCGACCCTGCAGCACAGCGAACACGTCGAGCTGCACCTGCTCGGCGGACGGGTCCGTGGGGTCACGAGCGCCGCGGTCGGCACGGCCACCGTCGAGCAGATCGGCGCCCTCCGGCCCGACATCGCGTTCGTCGGCGCGAACGGCCTGTCAGCGGGCTTCGGCCTGAGCACCCCCGACGAGTACGAGGCCGCAGTGAAGGGCGCGTACGTGCTCGCCGCCCGTCGGGCGGTGGTGCTCGCCGACGCCGCCAAGCACGGGGTCGAGGCACTCATGCGGTTCGCGCGGATGGACGAGATCGACACGCTCGTCACCGACGAGCAGCCGCCGGCCGACCTCGCCGGTGCGCTCGCCGACGCCGACGTCGAGGTGGTCGTCGCATGA